The segment GGATCTGGAGGAGGCTGAAGTAGGATGCCAGTCCCCTCTGAGTCCAGTGCTGTGGCGCCCCCTGTCGTGTGagcgagggaaaaaaaaaaaaaacaaggctggAGGGGCACGAGGCACCATGGGCAACGCGCCGGAAGAAGGCATGAACATGGTGATTGTCGCCCACTACAACAATTCAGGCAAGTGGGAGCGGGCGCGGGGCGGCAGTGCGTGCAAGACGGCCGTGCTGCTCCTCATCTGCGTGCTCATCGTCCTGGAGAACCTGATGGTGCTGCTGGCCCTGTGGAGGAACAAGCGCTTCCACAGCCGCATGTACTTCCTGATCGGCAACCTGGCGCTGTCCGACCTGTTGGCCGGCGTAGCCTACGTGGTGAACATCTTCACCTCGGGGAGCAGGACCTACTTCCTGACGCCGGCGCAGTGGCTGGCCCGGGAGGGGAGCATGTTCGTGGCCCTCAGCGCGTCCACCTTCAGCCTCCTGGCCATCGGGATCGAGCGGCACATGACCATGGTGCGCCTGCGCCCGTGCGAGACGGCGAGCCGCGGCCGCCTCCTGGGCCTGCTGGCGGCCTGCTGGCTCGTCTCGGTGCTGCTCAGCGCTCTGCCCAGCCTCGGGTGGAACTGCTTGGGCGACCTGGGCTCGTGCTCCACCGTGCTCCCGCTGTACGCCAAGAGCTACGTGGCGTTCTGCATCAGCGTCTTCAGCGCCCTGCTGGTGGCCATCGTCATCCTCTACATCCGGATCTACCGCCTGGTGACGTCCAGCGGGCGCAGGGTGAGCAGCCGGCCTTCCGAGTGTTCCTTGGCCTTGCTGAGGACCGTGGTGATTGTTCTCGGGGTGTTCGTGGTGTGCTGGGCGCCCCTCTTCCTGCTCCTGCTGTTGGACGTGGGCTGCAGCCCCGACGGGTGCCCCGTTCTCTTCGAGGTGGACTGGTTCATCGCCCTGGCCGTGCTCAATTCGGCCCTCAACCCACTCATCTACACACTGTCCAGCAGGGAGATGAGGGCCGCCTTCTTCCGCCTGCTCTGCTGCTGCCACAGCGGCGCGGAGTCCAGCGGGATGCCCGCGGCGGGTAACCCCAACTTGGGCACCGCAGGGCCCACGGCGGAGAACAGCAAGAGCAGCATGGGGGGCGGAGGAGGGCTAGGAAAGGCCGCCTTGAACAGAGGGGTGAACTCGGACGTGAAGCACGGGGATCCCTGCGCCACCGCGCTGCCTCACCCGGCCGGCCCCGCTGAGCTGCTGTCGGCCGTGCTGGTGAAGGCGGGGGCCCTCGGCAAGTTCTGACAGGAAGCGCCTTCAAAGAGGCCACAACATTAGCTACACCTGCACCAACCAATGGGGTGCAGGTGACCAACATTTGTCGAGCcgaggcacatactgtattttacacgagaaaaatctcacgggagACCACCTAACAAAAATGCCAACAAAAGTAATCCTACAAAAGTAATCGTATTTAATTTTGGTTTAAACCAGTTGtttaaaccaaaacaaacatcatTTTACCACattaaatggcttacagatgtaaaaaaaaaaaatacaataaaaatgcacctaagtgtgtgtgtacatgcagcAAAGACTCTCCTAACTTTCaccaacaacccaggctaaacttggctGCTCtccaacatacaaagcttgcCTCTCAGTCGCGATGTAATATGACTTCAACACACTTCCTTGAGACCAATTCATATTTAGACAGGACTTTGTTGCATCTTAaagcattacagaaagagcacaaaagacattaaaaaaaaaaagaaaagttgaattCTTGAAAAGTGGGATTACAaaagagcacaggtgtcaaacgcaAGGCCGGGGTGGGGCATAATAGGACCGCCAAACAAATAAAGTGCGAAttggatttgttcttttcattttgtcagactgaccaaaattgcaatttttcttcactttaacCACTTTTGCAAGCATTTATTGTCACCAAATCCCTTCTGAACATAAATtggacaatatacagtatgcatgcagtactaaaatatttgctTGCCATTATTTTCGATGACTTATGAtttcaaattgaatttattgtaaaaaatatacataattaTGAAATCCAGAACTACTgtacaatgtggcccacaacggaaatgagtttgacaccctatCTTCACCTGTTCgctgactttttaaaacaaaaatgtaacctCCATTGCTCATTGAAAAACTCCCCGActgtatttgctgttttgtgctTGGGTCAAAACCTTGTCAAATTTAAAAGTAtcgctttggcgccatcttggtgccgAAGAACTATGTTGacagtgaggggaggagcttcatgtagACAGTCTCTATCCCCTATTCAAAAATgcgaaatctgggcctgtttggctgaacacaaagctgatgtacagtatgaatGGCAGCAGGTGAATACACAGATTACTTGTACCTGAAGCCATCTAGcagaagagcatttcattgttttgtcaCTATTGGTCGCTTGCATAGATACTATTTGTCGTAAATAATAACGTTGGGACCAATCAAGTGAAATTGCATAATTTCTCGTAACACACCACGGCGTGGAACagaggttgggaatcactgacctaatgagatccaataggGAGCTGtatcaaacattttcttttcgaGAGCCCCCTTTCACACTGACTTTCCGAAAAATCGAATCGAAAATTGCGACTTGACATAATGAAATGCGTGGCGAGATTAGTGCAACATGACAATTGCTCTATGAGTCTCAactgacaaaaatgcaaaaacaccttgttttacaaaaatgtaataggTTCTTGCTCGAGAACTGTGGAAACGCCCCTACTAACGATTGGCGAAAAACACAATACCTCTCACCCTCATGCATGGCGGAGGTGACTAAAAGGGCCATGCCACAAGCAAAAAAATCCCTTATTTCCTTTTGTATGCGCCTACGAAAGTAAAGTATGACCAGTGCAAGTGGACTGTAACAGTAAAAAGTGGATAACATCTTGTTTTGACATCTTTATTCGGATCCTCAACATTGAATAGTTTCTCGCTTAAGAAATATGGCAACCCAAagtagaattattattttttttttttaaatggcgacCAAAATGATAACCAAACAAGACATAACCTGCTCCATTGGCAACATTGCCAATATTATACAGCCTAATATATCATCTAATATTTTACCACAGctatacacaaattaaaaaaatatatatatattgcaaaaTGAATCCCTCAAACCTGTTACTGTTCCCTTGGGCCCCTTGAAAGGTCCTATAAAAATCTTCGATCCAGCTCGTCTTGGATGGGGtgttcctaatgttgtggcctctGCAGAGTGTCACAATGC is part of the Phyllopteryx taeniolatus isolate TA_2022b chromosome 7, UOR_Ptae_1.2, whole genome shotgun sequence genome and harbors:
- the s1pr3a gene encoding sphingosine 1-phosphate receptor 3a — translated: MGNAPEEGMNMVIVAHYNNSGKWERARGGSACKTAVLLLICVLIVLENLMVLLALWRNKRFHSRMYFLIGNLALSDLLAGVAYVVNIFTSGSRTYFLTPAQWLAREGSMFVALSASTFSLLAIGIERHMTMVRLRPCETASRGRLLGLLAACWLVSVLLSALPSLGWNCLGDLGSCSTVLPLYAKSYVAFCISVFSALLVAIVILYIRIYRLVTSSGRRVSSRPSECSLALLRTVVIVLGVFVVCWAPLFLLLLLDVGCSPDGCPVLFEVDWFIALAVLNSALNPLIYTLSSREMRAAFFRLLCCCHSGAESSGMPAAGNPNLGTAGPTAENSKSSMGGGGGLGKAALNRGVNSDVKHGDPCATALPHPAGPAELLSAVLVKAGALGKF